A stretch of the Arachis stenosperma cultivar V10309 chromosome 6, arast.V10309.gnm1.PFL2, whole genome shotgun sequence genome encodes the following:
- the LOC130935803 gene encoding metal tolerance protein C2 produces MEARDSPRSSMNGDFGFGTGSDRRFAFSRQTSFQQQQQPHTPIAVDSGRPFLSRTDSSIDIPNPVHRYDKLTGSTERSSFPSFVFGVFRNIRSGHRYMKRLFLMISLNVAYSTVELLFGLFTGRVGLVSDAFHLTFGCGLLTFSLFVMAASRNKPDREYTYGYKRLEVLSAFTNALFLLFMSFSLAVEALHAFIQDESEHKHYLIVSAVTNLIVNLIGVWFFRNYARINLAYRNAEDMNNHSVCLHVLADSIRSAGLILASWLLSIGVQNAEVLCLGLVAAAVFTIVLPLFRATGGVLLQMASPSIPKTALSKCLRQITAQEDVLEVSQARFWELVPGHVVGSLSIQVKKGIDDRPILEFVHGLYHDLGVQDLTVQTDHT; encoded by the exons ATGGAAGCTCGAGACTCACCACGGAGCTCCATGAACGGCGATTTCGGGTTCGGTACCGGCAGCGATCGAAGGTTCGCGTTTTCGCGGCAAACTTCGTTCCAACAGCAGCAGCAGCCTCATACGCCGATTGCCGTCGATTCGGGGAGACCTTTTTTGTCCCGAACTGATTCCAGCATAGACATTCCCAACCCGGTGCACCGTTACGACAAGCTCACTGGGTCCACGGAAAGATCGTCTTTTCCTTCCTTCGTTTTTGGTGTGTTTAGGAACATTAGGTCTGGTCATAGGTACATGAAGAGACTCTTTTTGATGATCTCTTTGAATGTGGCCTACTCTACTGTTGAGTTACTCTTTGGCCTCTTCACTGGCCGTGTTG gtttGGTGTCTGATGCGTTTCATTTGACTTTTGGATGTGGTCTTTTGACATTTTCTCTATTTGTTATGGCTGCATCAAGGAACAAACCTGATCGAGAATATACTTATGG ATATAAAAGGCTAGAAGTTTTGTCTGCATTCACCAATGCC ctgtttcttttgtttatgtCATTCTCCCTAGCAGTTGAAGCACTCCATGCATTCATACAAGATGAATCAGAGCACAA GCATTACTTAATTGTTTCTGCGGTTACCAATTTAATTGTGAATCTCATCGGTGTGTGGTTCTTTCGGAACTATGCTCGGATTAATCTTG CTTACAGAAATGCTGAAGATATGAATAACCATTCAGTTTGCCTACATGTTCTTGCAGATTCCATTCGCAG TGCAGGTCTGATATTGGCATCATGGTTATTGTCAATTGG GGTTCAGAATGCAGAAGTCTTGTGTTTGGGACTTGTTGCTGCTGCTGTGTTTACGATTGTTCTTCCACTCTTTAGGGCAACTGGCGGTGTCTTGCTACAAATGGCATCTCCCAGCATTCCGAAAACTGCTTTGAGCAAATGCTTGAGACAG ATTACTGCTCAGGAAGATGTTCTGGAAGTCTCCCAGGCGCGTTTTTGGGAATTGGTGCCAGGTCATGTTGTTGGTTCATTGTCAATTCAG GTGAAGAAAGGGATTGATGATCGGCCAATCCTCGAATTTGTGCATGGTCTATACCATGATTTGGGTGTGCAGGACCTCACCGTGCAGACTGATCATACTTGA
- the LOC130935804 gene encoding nudix hydrolase 23, chloroplastic isoform X1: MLKAIQIRGCVTLRCWSLKQPLSFISISSSFNSKPFSSFSPIPYPSIDSSTPRPRRLRFTPFHASSSPPPPPLLHSAGVRNIKFCQWCGGPTKHDIPDGEEKLRAICTLCGKIAYQNPKMVVGCLIDHDNKVLLCKRNIQPSHGLWTLPAGYLEIGESAVEGAIRETREEANADVEVISPFAQLDIPLIGQTYMIFLAKLKTPHFSPGPESSECQLFPVDEIPIDSLSFSSMVVTLSLYVEDVKAGKPKFHYGIINKRPGTSPSDIHAYTLDHHMHL; the protein is encoded by the exons ATGCTGAAAGCTATTCAGATACGTGGGTGTGTTACCCTCCGTTGTTGGAGCCTCAAACAACCCCTTTCCTTCATTTCtatttcatcttctttcaaTTCCAAACCCTTTTCCTCATTCTCCCCAATCCCATACCCTTCCATCGATTCTTCCACGCCCCGACCTCGCAGGCTTCGATTCACTCCCTTTCACGCTTCATCATCACCACCACCCCCACCACTACTTCATTCTGCT GGTGTTCGAAACATCAAGTTCTGTCAGTGGTGTGGTGGTCCAACAAAGCATGATATACCTGATGGAGAAGAAAAATTGAGAGCCATTTGTACACTTTGTGGGAAGATTGCTTATCAGAATCCAAAAATG GTAGTCGGTTGCCTCATCGATCATGATAACAAGGTCCTTCTTTGCAAGAGGAATATTCAACCATCTCATGGCCTTTG GACGCTTCCTGCTGGTTATTTGGAAATTGGAGAATCAGCTGTGGAAGGTGCTATAAGGGAAACGAGGGAAGAAGCAAACGCTGATGTGGAAGTTATTTCTCCGTTTGCTCAATTGGATATTCCTTTAATCGGACAA ACTTATATGATATTCTTAGCAAAACTGAAGACACCCCACTTTTCACCGGGTCCAGAATCATCAGAATGCCAACTATTTCCGGTTGATGAAATACCTATCGATTCTCTATCCTTTTCATCAATGGTGGTTACCTTAAGTTTG TATGTTGAGGATGTTAAGGCTGGAAAACCTAAATTCCATTATGGCATCATCAACAAAAG GCCCGGTACGAGTCCTTCAGATATTCATGCCTATACATTGGATCATCATATGCACTTGTGA
- the LOC130936691 gene encoding uncharacterized protein LOC130936691 has product MNAESYYHCKPCNFSLHYACFKMPLITKHPSHSKHDLVLIVIPSSPATRATLRCAACGHHVTGFTYHCAECSSVFFHAFCLALPLSVAISPHPHRMELEFMPPYDFFCDLCTKSTYNIGWLYRCRMCEFDSHIACAVQNIEPQSVEHPSFTQANALMTQFTAHHGGGMVYEIMRLVATQIQQGKVVGSPSPSRGRDFRAYLEERTPLRDKSTPSRQFSEAYFSIDLNAKKDGDNQKSNKNNLSVVAERSEGDKSVKLNSAVFEELGEANHKVVMVTNQNSKQRLLLPTPKTNNKPSHSGRDSGSSGWKKFLSCCL; this is encoded by the exons ATGAATGCTGAATCCTACTACCATTGCAAACCCTGCAACTTCTCACTCCACTATGCATGCTTCAAGATGCCACTCATAACAAAGCATCCATCCCATTCCAAACACGACCTAGTCCTCATCGTCATACCATCCTCACCGGCCACCAGAGCAACCCTAAGATGCGCCGCGTGCGGCCACCACGTCACCGGATTCACCTACCACTGCGCCGAATGCAGCAGCGTATTCTTCCACGCCTTCTGCCTGGCGCTGCCGCTGTCCGTGGCCATCTCGCCGCACCCTCACAGAATGGAGCTCGAGTTCATGCCTCCCTATGACTTCTTCTGTGACTTGTGCACCAAGTCAACCTACAACATTGGTTGGCTCTACAGATGCAGGATGTGTGAGTTCGACTCCCACATCGCCTGCGCTGTTCAGAACATCGAACCGCAGTCGGTTGAGCATCCTTCTTTCACTCAGGCCAACGCTTTGATGACGCAGTTCACCGCCCACCACGGCGGCGGCATGGTGTATGAGATCATGCGTTTGGTTGCCACGCAGATCCAACAAGGAAAAGTTGTTGGCAGTCCAAGTCCATCACGAGGTCGTGATTTCAGAGCGTATTTGGAAGAAAGAACACCGTTGAGAGATAAATCCACGCCGAGTCGCCAATTCAGCGAGGCATATTTTTCGATAGATTTGAACGCGAAGAAAGACGGTGATAATCAGAAAAGTAATAAGAATAATCTAAGCGTTGTTGCAGAGAGGAGCGAAGGGGATAAGAGTGTTAAGTTGAACTCAGCAGTTTTTGAAGAACTTGGTGAAGCAAATCATAAAGTGGTGATGGTAACGAATCAAAACTCTAAGCAAAGATTATTATTGCCCACTCCTAAAACCAATAATAAACCTTCACACTCG GGAAGAGATAGCGGCTCATCTGGTTGGAAGAAGTTCCTGTCATGTTGcctttaa
- the LOC130935802 gene encoding uncharacterized protein LOC130935802 translates to MDQKIEHFSHVHPLLLKEDHKNEDDGVKLVSCSACEEQISGPSYSCKECNYILHKSCIELPLKLKHPLHPQHPLTLLSTPPYDAGYFCDACRGTFNNGFVYHCSLCTYDLDISCASTWHPDDGHVHAFISLNSLQPFVCYACGGEAGEGSASFCTACQIWVHCSCAELPHTIIKHFHHHPLQLTYSLNRVYGFRDDITCGVCHGTMSSGFAGYYCSDCRFPMHLKCPAKQEEDFESDTEEEKDHEDETLALDKDKESNVDFGHNHLLTLIEELSLEFADKLCDGCVQAITAPPLYSCSENCGFLLHKSCADLPRTKQHRFHPHPLTLHSKAPSYDGIYRCDSCKSLSNGFVYRCDECQFDLDVRCGTLEDKVKHESHKHPLSVEKTNIARECKCCHSPSKYVLVCDVCDDFAIDCGCANLPSKIWNKCDKHVLSLIYNGQGKLMECNNCGICREKISPKKWLYYCEECDFGAHPSCVVDKSCSSVKFGGTFQYDAHSHPLALVEETGKHPPPPCEACGEGCKGWTLECEQCKCYFHREGKCFWEQLKKSSQYLTLSRTMRHKFAANVLAATPNVTDK, encoded by the coding sequence ATGGACCAAAAGATTGAGCATTTCAGCCATGTCCACCCATTGCTATTGAAAGAGGATCACAAGAATGAAGATGATGGGGTGAAACTAGTTTCCTGCTCAGCCTGTGAGGAACAGATTTCAGGTCCTTCCTATTCTTGTAAAGAATGCAACTACATTCTTCACAAATCATGCATAGAACTTCCACTCAAATTGAAGCATCCCTTGCACCCTCAACACCCTCTCACACTCCTTTCAACTCCACCTTATGATGCAGGGTACTTTTGTGATGCATGCAGAGGAACCTTCAACAATGGATTTGTCTACCATTGCTCTCTTTGCACCTATGATCTTGACATATCATGTGCTTCTACATGGCACCCTGATGATGGCCATGTTCATGCCTTCATTTCCTTGAATAGTTTGCAGCCATTTGTTTGTTATGCTTGTGGAGGCGAAGCTGGCGAGGGCTCGGCCTCCTTTTGCACTGCTTGCCAGATTTGGGTTCATTGCAGCTGTGCTGAATTGCCTCATACCATCATAAAACACTTCCATCATCATCCTTTGCAGCTCACCTATTCGCTTAATCGTGTTTACGGATTCAGGGATGACATAACTTGTGGTGTATGTCATGGAACAATGAGTTCAGGATTTGCAGGTTATTATTGTTCAGATTGCAGATTTCCAATGCATTTGAAGTGTCCAGCAAAACAAGAAGAGGATTTTGAGTCTGATACTGAAGAAGAAAAGGATCATGAAGATGAAACGCTTGCTCTTGATAAGGACAAAGAATCCAATGTTGATTTCGGACATAACCATTTGTTAACATTGATAGAGGAACTGAGTTTGGAATTTGCTGATAAACTCTGTGATGGGTGTGTACAAGCCATCACTGCACCACCATTGTATTCTTGTTCAGAGAATTGTGGTTTCCTTCTTCATAAGAGCTGTGCTGATTTGCCTAGAACAAAGCAGCACCGGTTTCATCCTCATCCTTTGACTCTTCATTCTAAGGCACCTTCTTATGATGGCATTTATAGGTGTGATAGCTGCAAATCATTGAGCAATGGCTTCGTGTATCGCTGCGACGAGTGTCAGTTCGACCTTGATGTTCGTTGTGGCACCCTTGAGGACAAAGTTAAGCATGAAAGCCACAAGCATCCTCTTTCCGTAGAGAAGACAAACATTGCAAGGGAATGCAAATGTTGTCACTCTCCATCAAAATATGTGCTTGTATGTGATGTTTGTGATGATTTTGCCATTGATTGTGGGTGTGCTAATCTACCCTCTAAGATTTGGAACAAGTGTGACAAACATGTTCTGAGTCTAATCTACAATGGTCAAGGTAAATTGATGGAATGCAATAACTGTGGCATTTGCAGAGAGAAAATATCTCCAAAGAAATGGTTGTACTATTGTGAAGAATGTGATTTTGGTGCTCATCCTTCTTGTGTAGTTGACAAGTCTTGTAGTAGTGTCAAATTTGGAGGCACTTTCCAATATGATGCACACTCTCACCCTCTTGCATTGGTTGAAGAAACTGGGAAGCACCCTCCTCCTCCATGTGAAGCTTGTGGTGAAGGCTGCAAAGGTTGGACACTTGAATGTGAGCAATGCAAATGCTACTTCCACAGAGAGGGGAAATGTTTCTGGGAGCAGCTTAAGAAGAGTTCACAGTACTTGACACTATCTAGAACGATGAGGCATAAATTTGCAGCAAATGTGTTGGCTGCCACTCCCAATGTAACTGATAAATGA
- the LOC130935804 gene encoding nudix hydrolase 23, chloroplastic isoform X2: protein MLKAIQIRGCVTLRCWSLKQPLSFISISSSFNSKPFSSFSPIPYPSIDSSTPRPRRLRFTPFHASSSPPPPPLLHSAGVRNIKFCQWCGGPTKHDIPDGEEKLRAICTLCGKIAYQNPKMVVGCLIDHDNKVLLCKRNIQPSHGLWTLPAGYLEIGESAVEGAIRETREEANADVEVISPFAQLDIPLIGQTYMIFLAKLKTPHFSPGPESSECQLFPVDEIPIDSLSFSSMVVTLSLYVEDVKAGKPKFHYGIINKRKQ from the exons ATGCTGAAAGCTATTCAGATACGTGGGTGTGTTACCCTCCGTTGTTGGAGCCTCAAACAACCCCTTTCCTTCATTTCtatttcatcttctttcaaTTCCAAACCCTTTTCCTCATTCTCCCCAATCCCATACCCTTCCATCGATTCTTCCACGCCCCGACCTCGCAGGCTTCGATTCACTCCCTTTCACGCTTCATCATCACCACCACCCCCACCACTACTTCATTCTGCT GGTGTTCGAAACATCAAGTTCTGTCAGTGGTGTGGTGGTCCAACAAAGCATGATATACCTGATGGAGAAGAAAAATTGAGAGCCATTTGTACACTTTGTGGGAAGATTGCTTATCAGAATCCAAAAATG GTAGTCGGTTGCCTCATCGATCATGATAACAAGGTCCTTCTTTGCAAGAGGAATATTCAACCATCTCATGGCCTTTG GACGCTTCCTGCTGGTTATTTGGAAATTGGAGAATCAGCTGTGGAAGGTGCTATAAGGGAAACGAGGGAAGAAGCAAACGCTGATGTGGAAGTTATTTCTCCGTTTGCTCAATTGGATATTCCTTTAATCGGACAA ACTTATATGATATTCTTAGCAAAACTGAAGACACCCCACTTTTCACCGGGTCCAGAATCATCAGAATGCCAACTATTTCCGGTTGATGAAATACCTATCGATTCTCTATCCTTTTCATCAATGGTGGTTACCTTAAGTTTG TATGTTGAGGATGTTAAGGCTGGAAAACCTAAATTCCATTATGGCATCATCAACAAAAG aaagcAGTGA
- the LOC130935886 gene encoding uncharacterized protein LOC130935886, with protein MRIRKRHALLSSPHFPPTPPSDPHRSPGLVQLTTANLHHRQRGSDHGAQPFDQPVAPINGWDDSSGESGAHRQHIKQDPSVEDDYNYDDGRREDSGEDSEDKKSNHSRKGNIFGSSQTLPPAPPLNLQDERWCEEEKAIPFKKRRGSFDNMGISDGKKTKARMKTKMNNKCSNSKSEEEKVKGKKKKKGRGSAVMEGSRCSRVNGRGWRCCQQTLVGYSLCEHHLGKGRLRSMTSVRNRSTTTKVVVQQQQQQQQHPHDHGNNNNNPSSSSSSDKLSVKTIMGGGSSNKRKMKQLGMVKARSINSLLGQTTNTPIAHT; from the exons ATGAGGATCCGCAAAAGGCATGCGCTTTTATCTTCCCCCCACTTTCCGCCCACTCCTCCGTCAGATCCCCACCGCTCACCAGGGCTGGTGCAACTCACCACCGCAAATCTCCACCACCGACAACGTGGCTCCGATCATGGTGCTCAACCGTTTGATCAACCTGTCGCGCCTATCAACGGCTGGGATGATTCCTCCGGTGAGAGTGGGGCACACAGACAGCACATCAAGCAAGACCCTTCG GTGGAGGATGATTATAATTATGACGATGGAAGAAGAGAAGACAGTGGTGAAGACTCGGAGGACAAGAAAAGTAATCATTCCAG GAAAGGAAACATCTTTGGTTCTTCCCAAACACTGCCACCAGCACCACCGTTAAACCTTCAAG ATGAGAGATGGTGTGAGGAAGAGAAAGCGATTCCTTTCAAGAAACGAAGAGGGAGCTTTGACAACATGGGAATAAGTGATGGTAAGAAGACGAAAGCGAGGATGAAGACGAAGATGAACAACAAGTGCAGTAATAGCAAGAGTGAAGAGGAGAAGGtgaaagggaagaagaagaagaaggggagGGGCAGTGCAGTAATGGAAGGATCACGGTGCAGTCGTGTGAATGGAAGAGGTTGGAGGTGTTGCCAACAAACTCTTGTTGGTTACTCCCTCTGTGAGCATCACTTGGGCAAAGGAAGACTCAGAAGCATGACAAGTGTTCGAAACCGTTCTACAACAACAAAGGTGGTGgtgcaacaacaacaacaacaacaacaacatccTCATGATCatggtaataataataataatccttcatcttcttcttcttctgataAGCTCAGCGTGAAGACGATAATGGGTGGTGGTAGTAGCAACAAGAGGAAGATGAAGCAGCTTGGAATGGTGAAAGCTCGATCCATAAACAGCTTACTGGGCCAAACAACAAACACACCCATTGCGCACACTTAG